Proteins co-encoded in one Azospirillum brasilense genomic window:
- a CDS encoding DUF1194 domain-containing protein: MRRRTILALPAFLAGAWLAGPLRAETPQRTELKAKKAPAPAGRRVALELVLAVDGSASITDGDLEFQLQGHAAAFRDPDVRDAVTAGGVAATLVVFSGPHSLRVLVPWTPLTSAEEVAAFADRIDKAPRGFQGDSTALGNAIAESAKLFAGNGFDAARKVIDIVSNGFSNSGPDPAEVRDRVERQGITINALAILDEFPWLEEYYQENVVGGVNAFVKTAMDRGSFVEALRQKLIQEIAALPAPYSVIVADNF, translated from the coding sequence ATGAGGCGGCGGACGATCCTGGCCCTGCCGGCCTTCCTGGCCGGCGCATGGCTTGCCGGGCCCCTGCGGGCGGAGACGCCCCAAAGGACGGAGCTTAAGGCAAAGAAGGCCCCGGCCCCCGCCGGACGCCGCGTTGCCCTGGAGCTGGTTCTGGCGGTGGACGGGTCGGCCTCCATCACCGACGGTGACCTGGAATTCCAGTTGCAGGGCCACGCCGCGGCCTTCCGCGATCCGGACGTCCGCGACGCGGTGACCGCGGGCGGCGTGGCGGCGACCCTGGTGGTCTTCTCCGGCCCGCACAGCCTGCGCGTCCTGGTGCCCTGGACGCCCCTGACCAGCGCGGAGGAGGTTGCCGCCTTCGCGGACCGGATCGACAAGGCGCCGCGCGGCTTCCAGGGCGACTCCACGGCGCTGGGCAACGCCATCGCGGAGTCGGCGAAGCTGTTCGCCGGCAACGGCTTCGATGCCGCGCGCAAGGTGATCGACATCGTGTCGAACGGCTTTTCCAACAGCGGCCCGGACCCCGCGGAAGTCCGCGACCGGGTCGAGCGGCAGGGGATCACCATCAACGCGCTGGCCATTCTCGACGAGTTTCCGTGGCTGGAGGAGTACTATCAGGAAAACGTCGTCGGCGGCGTGAATGCTTTCGTGAAGACGGCGATGGACCGCGGCAGTTTCGTCGAGGCTCTCCGGCAGAAACTCATCCAGGAGATCGCCGCTCTTCCCGCGCCATATTCGGTTATCGTCGCTGATAATTTCTGA
- a CDS encoding PAS domain-containing sensor histidine kinase has translation MDNRKPVDPGDFAVADIVAAAGAAVAGRTVACGAACPSGAPSAAAGGGGRKPRLPVVAMVLAVAAVLTLGALTALVGSTFLGVAGLAEEARTAIMPRAGAQHRDALAVADLGRLAEVILNSRDRTRRVAAMDEAEALAGRFARVLDAKALDTLDQTMTVLRRGSLHADLLDALSVSIGEQLAGVDGALADATALLAEPDKAVQDYAFLSNLYHLRRLYGLAAASDTAERLALLDSEVLERLRNQQTLLDSLSSMKTGPAAQPNRLAIVLDRFASARAVTDLQRGRLSVLAQVRADGDLARRPLETLAASLPSDAAFTALGMMDRVVADGWRGWWIGLAGGAAVTLLLGGVTLLLLRHVAAPLLRLGDTLDALRDTPETVAPPPASLEEFARIGTAVEGLAGAFGALRREAAVSRANEGRLSAILQSSPFPIVIARRTDGRILFANAPSADLLETPGSALLDRAMPNFLEAPEDWEAIADGVCRRGRLPDVETRLITAEGRPFWGALSAMAMDHDGVDSLFVALRDISARKYAEKTLFAAKEAAERALHDLHRTQRSLIQAEKLASLGALVAGAAHEISTPVGLGVTATSHLAEQARQFKAGMTDGQLRRRDLEEFVDRVEEGASIILSNLERACTLVESVKQVAVDRASEARRRFELRGYLDGVFGSLAPQLKGTGHRVTLDCPDGLVMDSYPGALSQVVSNLVINALLHAFRPDAPGTIAITVRTGGPPDAGATSVMLDIADDGRGIPPDQIERIFEPFFTTRRAEGGSGLGLHIVYDIVTGTLGGRIAVASQPGAGCRFTIHLPLAASSGTPAPGRDVIPAAAVTAGRVAVEEREPA, from the coding sequence ATGGACAATCGGAAGCCGGTGGATCCGGGTGACTTCGCGGTCGCGGACATCGTGGCGGCGGCCGGTGCGGCGGTCGCCGGACGAACCGTCGCCTGTGGCGCGGCCTGCCCGTCCGGCGCTCCGTCGGCGGCGGCCGGCGGCGGCGGGCGCAAACCCCGTCTGCCGGTGGTGGCGATGGTCCTGGCCGTCGCCGCCGTGCTGACACTGGGGGCGCTGACAGCGCTGGTCGGGTCCACCTTCCTCGGCGTCGCCGGCCTTGCGGAGGAGGCGCGCACCGCCATCATGCCGCGCGCGGGCGCCCAGCACCGCGACGCCTTGGCCGTTGCGGACCTGGGCCGGCTGGCCGAGGTGATCCTCAACAGCCGCGACCGCACCCGCCGCGTCGCCGCCATGGACGAGGCGGAGGCGCTGGCCGGCCGGTTCGCCCGGGTGCTGGATGCCAAAGCCCTCGACACGCTCGACCAGACGATGACCGTCTTGCGGCGCGGCAGTCTTCATGCCGACCTGCTCGACGCGCTGTCCGTCAGCATCGGCGAGCAGCTGGCGGGGGTGGACGGCGCGCTGGCCGACGCCACGGCGCTGCTGGCGGAGCCGGACAAGGCGGTCCAGGATTACGCTTTTCTCAGCAACCTGTACCACCTGCGTCGGCTCTACGGGCTGGCGGCGGCCAGCGACACGGCGGAGCGGCTCGCGTTGCTGGACAGCGAGGTCCTTGAGCGGCTGCGCAACCAGCAAACCCTCCTGGACAGCCTCTCCAGCATGAAGACGGGGCCGGCGGCGCAGCCCAACCGCCTTGCCATCGTCCTGGACCGCTTCGCATCGGCGCGCGCGGTGACCGACCTGCAGCGTGGCCGCCTGTCCGTGCTGGCCCAGGTCCGGGCGGACGGCGATCTTGCCCGTCGACCGTTGGAGACTCTGGCCGCCAGCCTGCCGAGCGACGCCGCCTTCACCGCGCTCGGCATGATGGACCGCGTCGTCGCCGATGGCTGGCGCGGGTGGTGGATCGGGTTGGCGGGGGGAGCGGCGGTCACCCTGCTGCTGGGTGGCGTGACGCTGCTGCTGCTGCGCCATGTGGCGGCTCCGCTCCTGCGCCTCGGCGACACGCTGGACGCCTTGCGGGACACCCCGGAAACCGTGGCGCCACCGCCCGCCTCGCTGGAAGAGTTCGCGCGAATCGGGACGGCGGTCGAGGGGCTGGCCGGAGCGTTCGGCGCGTTGCGCCGTGAGGCCGCGGTTTCGCGGGCGAACGAGGGACGGCTGAGCGCCATTCTGCAGTCCTCGCCCTTTCCCATCGTCATCGCGCGGCGCACCGACGGGCGCATCCTGTTCGCCAACGCACCCAGCGCCGACCTTCTGGAGACCCCCGGCTCCGCCCTGCTGGACCGTGCGATGCCAAACTTCCTGGAGGCGCCGGAAGACTGGGAGGCCATTGCCGACGGCGTGTGTCGGCGCGGGCGGCTGCCCGACGTCGAGACGCGGCTGATCACCGCCGAGGGGCGCCCCTTCTGGGGCGCGCTGTCGGCGATGGCGATGGATCACGATGGCGTGGACTCGCTGTTCGTGGCGCTTCGCGACATCTCCGCGCGCAAATACGCCGAAAAGACGCTGTTCGCCGCGAAGGAGGCGGCGGAACGCGCGCTGCACGATCTCCATCGGACCCAAAGGAGCCTCATCCAGGCGGAGAAGCTGGCGTCGCTTGGGGCTCTGGTGGCCGGGGCGGCCCATGAGATCAGCACGCCCGTCGGACTCGGGGTGACCGCCACCAGCCATCTTGCCGAGCAGGCTCGGCAATTCAAGGCGGGCATGACGGATGGGCAGTTGCGCCGCCGCGATCTGGAAGAGTTCGTGGACCGGGTCGAGGAGGGGGCCTCCATCATCCTGAGCAACCTGGAGCGCGCCTGCACCCTGGTGGAGAGCGTCAAGCAGGTGGCCGTGGACCGGGCGTCGGAAGCGCGGCGCCGGTTCGAACTGCGCGGCTATCTCGACGGCGTGTTCGGCAGCCTGGCACCGCAACTGAAGGGCACCGGGCATCGGGTGACGCTGGACTGTCCGGACGGGCTGGTCATGGACAGCTATCCCGGCGCCCTGTCGCAGGTCGTGTCGAATCTGGTCATCAACGCCCTGCTGCACGCCTTCCGGCCCGATGCGCCCGGCACCATCGCCATCACCGTGCGCACCGGCGGTCCGCCCGACGCCGGCGCGACGAGCGTCATGCTGGACATCGCCGACGATGGCCGCGGCATTCCGCCGGACCAGATCGAGCGCATCTTCGAGCCCTTCTTCACCACGCGCCGCGCCGAAGGCGGCAGCGGGCTCGGCCTGCACATCGTCTACGACATCGTCACGGGGACTCTCGGCGGGCGCATCGCCGTGGCGTCGCAGCCGGGGGCCGGCTGCCGCTTCACCATCCATCTGCCATTGGCCGCATCATCCGGCACGCCGGCCCCTGGCCGTGACGTCATTCCGGCCGCCGCTGTCACGGCCGGCCGCGTCGCGGTGGAGGAGAGGGAACCCGCCTGA
- a CDS encoding dihydroneopterin aldolase — MNKLFATVTAPAPRSAPASLSTRCFVRDLVMDALIGVYAHERIKPQRIRLSLDLEIAAPGVTGEDMAAVVKGLVSQGHVTLIETLAERIAERCLSDERIASVKVRVEKLDVFPDAASVGVEIERARA, encoded by the coding sequence ATGAACAAGCTCTTCGCCACCGTCACCGCTCCGGCGCCCCGTTCGGCCCCGGCGTCGCTTTCCACCCGTTGCTTCGTGCGCGATCTGGTCATGGATGCGCTGATCGGCGTCTATGCCCACGAACGGATCAAGCCGCAGCGCATCCGACTGAGCCTCGACCTTGAGATCGCCGCCCCCGGCGTCACCGGCGAGGACATGGCGGCGGTGGTGAAGGGGTTGGTCAGCCAGGGCCACGTCACCCTGATCGAAACGCTGGCCGAACGGATCGCCGAGCGCTGCCTGTCCGACGAGCGGATCGCCAGCGTCAAGGTGAGGGTGGAGAAGCTGGACGTGTTCCCGGACGCCGCCAGCGTCGGCGTCGAGATCGAGCGCGCCCGGGCCTGA
- a CDS encoding site-specific DNA-methyltransferase — translation MLPLNKILVGDCIALMNEMPAESVDLVFADPPYNLQLGGELLRPNHSRVDGVEEDWDKFEDFETYDRFTRDWLAAARRILKPEGSLWVIGSYHNIFRVGATLQNLGFWILNDIVWRKTNPMPNFRGTRFANAHETMIWASREKDARYRFNYDAMKALNDDLQMRSDWLLPICNGAERLRDEDGRKAHPTQKPESLLYRVILSSSRPGDTVLDPFFGTGTTGAVAKRLGRNWIGLERDPTYAKAATARIEAVEEAPDAAVLDTPPKRSAPRIPFGWVVERGLLRPGTSLFDLRRRVVARVRADGTLIGAGPRGEHRGSIHQVGAAMAGLPACNGWTFWHYEDGGDLRPIDVLRERIRSEASA, via the coding sequence ATGCTCCCCCTGAACAAAATTCTCGTGGGCGATTGCATCGCCCTCATGAATGAAATGCCGGCTGAATCGGTGGACCTTGTCTTTGCCGATCCGCCTTATAACCTCCAGCTGGGGGGCGAACTCTTGCGCCCGAACCATTCCCGTGTTGACGGGGTGGAAGAGGACTGGGACAAGTTCGAGGATTTCGAGACCTATGACCGCTTCACGCGGGACTGGCTCGCCGCGGCCCGCCGCATCCTGAAGCCCGAGGGATCGTTGTGGGTGATCGGCAGCTACCACAACATCTTCCGTGTCGGCGCCACGCTGCAGAATCTGGGCTTCTGGATTCTGAACGACATCGTGTGGCGCAAGACCAACCCGATGCCGAACTTCCGCGGCACGCGCTTCGCCAACGCGCATGAGACCATGATCTGGGCCTCGCGCGAGAAGGACGCCCGCTACCGCTTCAACTACGACGCCATGAAGGCGCTGAACGACGATCTGCAGATGCGCAGCGACTGGCTGCTGCCGATCTGCAACGGGGCGGAGCGCCTGCGCGACGAGGACGGCCGCAAGGCCCACCCGACGCAGAAGCCGGAATCGCTTCTCTACCGTGTCATCCTGTCCTCCTCCCGCCCCGGCGACACGGTGCTGGACCCCTTCTTCGGCACGGGCACCACGGGTGCGGTGGCGAAGCGGCTGGGCCGCAACTGGATCGGGCTGGAGCGCGATCCAACCTACGCCAAGGCGGCCACCGCCCGCATCGAGGCGGTGGAGGAGGCGCCCGACGCCGCCGTTCTCGACACGCCGCCGAAGCGGTCCGCCCCGCGCATTCCCTTCGGCTGGGTGGTGGAGCGCGGCCTGCTGCGCCCCGGCACGTCGCTGTTCGACCTGCGCCGGCGCGTCGTCGCGCGGGTGCGCGCCGACGGCACGCTGATCGGCGCCGGCCCGCGCGGCGAGCATCGCGGGTCCATTCATCAGGTGGGGGCCGCCATGGCCGGCCTGCCGGCTTGCAACGGCTGGACCTTCTGGCACTACGAGGACGGCGGCGACCTGCGTCCCATCGACGTGCTGCGCGAGCGCATCCGCTCCGAAGCCTCCGCCTGA
- a CDS encoding ribonuclease HII, producing MTSKATIKTVRPKAVRPQPDLSFETSLGQGRLVCGIDEVGRGPLAGPVVTAAVVLPAGGLPDALARAINDSKALSLRAREALEPEIRAHALAVALAEASAAEIDALNIHKATLLAMKRAYEALPGEPPAVALIDGKFKPALSCLMEAIVKGDGRSQSIAAASIVAKVARDREMMRLAELHPEYGWDRNAGYPTPEHLEALRRHGVTPHHRVTFAPVRAQIERAG from the coding sequence ATGACGTCCAAGGCCACCATCAAGACCGTCCGCCCGAAAGCTGTCCGCCCGCAGCCCGACCTGTCCTTCGAGACCTCGCTGGGCCAGGGGCGGCTGGTCTGCGGCATCGACGAGGTCGGTCGCGGCCCGCTTGCCGGGCCGGTGGTCACCGCCGCCGTGGTGCTGCCGGCGGGCGGACTGCCCGACGCGCTGGCCCGCGCCATCAACGACAGCAAGGCGCTGAGCCTGCGCGCCCGCGAGGCGCTGGAGCCGGAGATCCGCGCCCACGCCCTGGCCGTCGCGCTCGCCGAGGCGTCCGCGGCGGAGATTGACGCGCTCAACATCCACAAGGCCACGCTGCTGGCCATGAAGCGCGCCTACGAGGCGCTGCCTGGCGAGCCGCCCGCCGTCGCGCTGATCGACGGCAAGTTCAAGCCCGCCCTGTCCTGCCTGATGGAGGCCATCGTCAAGGGCGACGGGCGCAGCCAGTCGATCGCCGCCGCCTCCATCGTCGCCAAGGTGGCGCGCGACCGCGAGATGATGCGGCTGGCCGAGCTTCACCCGGAATATGGCTGGGACCGCAACGCCGGCTACCCGACGCCGGAGCATCTGGAGGCGCTGCGCCGCCACGGCGTGACGCCCCACCACCGAGTCACTTTTGCACCAGTCCGCGCCCAAATCGAACGGGCCGGCTGA
- a CDS encoding cyclic nucleotide-binding domain-containing protein — protein MTRSGPDLPTRRIAADTVLIRQGEAGDCAWLIQSGELEILLDGPEGPRRLGSVGANAIVGEMALLDDGLRSATVRAVTSVEAVELSRETFRALRGRCPPLASYLLESLVAAIRRSYGLSQPERQKGGAAIRSSDSFATVADRRMFRSGHSFFRQGDEGTAAYLIQSGSVGVRRDGADLGVLGPGRIFGELALLANRPRAATVVALEATVCEIIRKDQFAKAIETMPPILRSLTRIYIEQLSGGRFLPHHAEPARTDTP, from the coding sequence ATGACCAGAAGCGGACCCGACCTTCCCACGCGGCGCATCGCCGCGGACACCGTGCTGATCCGGCAGGGCGAGGCCGGGGACTGCGCGTGGCTGATCCAGTCGGGCGAACTGGAGATTCTGCTGGACGGCCCGGAGGGTCCCCGCCGCCTGGGCAGTGTCGGCGCCAACGCCATCGTCGGGGAGATGGCTCTGCTGGACGATGGGCTGCGCAGCGCCACGGTGCGCGCCGTGACCAGCGTCGAGGCGGTGGAGCTGTCGCGCGAGACCTTCCGCGCGCTGCGCGGCCGCTGCCCGCCGCTGGCCTCCTATCTGCTGGAAAGCCTCGTCGCCGCGATCCGCCGCAGCTACGGCCTGTCCCAACCCGAGCGGCAGAAGGGGGGCGCCGCCATCCGCTCCTCCGATTCCTTCGCCACGGTGGCCGACCGCCGCATGTTCCGCAGCGGCCACAGCTTCTTCCGCCAGGGGGACGAGGGAACGGCGGCCTACCTGATCCAGTCCGGCTCGGTCGGCGTTCGGCGCGACGGCGCCGACCTCGGCGTGCTCGGTCCGGGGCGCATTTTCGGGGAGTTGGCCCTCCTCGCCAACCGGCCGCGCGCCGCCACCGTCGTTGCGCTGGAGGCCACGGTCTGCGAAATCATCCGCAAGGACCAGTTCGCCAAAGCCATCGAGACGATGCCGCCCATCCTGCGCTCGCTGACGCGCATCTACATCGAGCAGCTCTCCGGCGGACGGTTCCTGCCCCACCACGCCGAACCCGCAAGAACCGACACCCCATGA
- a CDS encoding YchJ family protein, which yields MTTTATTECPCRSGKPLDACCGPYLDGSAPAPTAEALMRSRYSAFACGKIDYLQETLLPETREDFDRKEIETWAANSQWTGLEVRSTEAGGAQDEEGVVEFVAHFTMNGKPQKHHETSRFTKRGGRWYYVDGTLGARPRSGPKVGRNDPCPCGSGKKYKKCCGAA from the coding sequence ATGACCACCACCGCCACCACCGAATGCCCCTGCCGTTCCGGCAAGCCCCTGGACGCCTGCTGCGGCCCCTATCTCGACGGCAGCGCGCCGGCGCCGACCGCCGAAGCGCTGATGCGGTCGCGCTATTCGGCCTTCGCCTGCGGGAAGATCGATTACCTGCAGGAAACGCTGCTGCCGGAGACCCGCGAGGACTTCGACCGCAAGGAGATCGAGACCTGGGCCGCCAACAGCCAGTGGACCGGCCTCGAGGTCCGCAGCACCGAGGCCGGCGGGGCGCAGGACGAGGAGGGCGTGGTCGAGTTCGTCGCCCACTTCACCATGAACGGCAAGCCACAGAAGCACCACGAGACCAGCCGCTTCACCAAGCGGGGCGGCCGCTGGTACTATGTGGACGGCACCCTGGGCGCCCGCCCGCGCAGCGGCCCCAAGGTCGGCCGGAACGATCCCTGCCCCTGCGGCAGCGGCAAGAAGTACAAGAAGTGCTGCGGGGCGGCCTGA
- a CDS encoding cold-shock protein, translating to MFDRPQRNSFRAPEITQRNIRATVKWFNATKGFGFVTPEDGSPDAFLHSTVLQFCGHDSLPEGATITCDLSRGPKGPQVATIHDVDTSTASESPRPAARAPRGDSYGGGYGGGSSYGGGAEETVDGTVKWFNVSKGFGFIAPSTGGKDIFVHIRALERSGLDVLADGEQVRVTVRQGVKGPEAQRVEVV from the coding sequence ATGTTCGACCGTCCGCAGCGCAACAGCTTCCGCGCTCCCGAGATCACCCAGCGCAACATCCGCGCCACCGTCAAGTGGTTCAACGCGACCAAGGGCTTCGGCTTCGTCACGCCCGAAGATGGTTCGCCGGATGCCTTCCTGCATTCCACGGTTCTGCAGTTCTGCGGACACGACAGCCTGCCCGAGGGTGCCACCATCACCTGTGACCTGTCCCGTGGCCCGAAGGGCCCGCAGGTCGCCACCATCCACGACGTCGACACCTCGACCGCCAGCGAGTCCCCGCGCCCGGCGGCGCGCGCTCCGCGCGGCGACAGCTACGGCGGCGGCTACGGCGGCGGCAGCAGCTACGGCGGCGGCGCCGAGGAGACGGTCGACGGCACCGTGAAGTGGTTCAACGTGTCGAAGGGCTTCGGCTTCATCGCCCCGTCCACCGGCGGCAAGGACATCTTCGTCCACATCCGCGCTCTGGAGCGTTCGGGCCTCGACGTGCTCGCCGACGGCGAGCAGGTGCGGGTGACCGTCCGCCAGGGCGTCAAGGGTCCGGAAGCGCAGCGCGTCGAAGTGGTCTGA
- a CDS encoding S41 family peptidase yields the protein MAKLLAALLLLMVAMGPACAVVPASRADTSIALDHYRQEFAKAKGTSSLPSPADRNYLLFSDVLRRVLAEHVKPGTPQVLVEKAVAGLQKKKKEEPGATDRVLTEAALDAMLTSLDPYSAFLDSEHFRYMREQTQGEFGGLGIEVTMDEDSGLIRVVSPIDGSPAARAGLRTGDLIARIDEAQVKGMNLRDAVARMRGPVGTSVALTMRRNGGTSGNGGPDAPFRVSLTRAIVKIQPVRYRLEGDVAYIRIAAFNQQTSHALDDAVEEMRRQAHGRLAGAVLDLRNNPGGLLDQAVNVADRFLEAVDIVSVRGRDPDENRRYTGTPGDLLAGLPIVLLINSGSASASEIVAGALQDHSRALLFGTRSYGKGSVQTISSLSGDIGIRLTTARYFRPSGGLVDCFGVSPNLEIKPANDNSEETHPDPATCDPHATPPPPPRAWRIEDLCPDVAAAPSKPDADRPLDCAVAAIRTRLMGTLIGRP from the coding sequence ATGGCGAAACTGCTGGCGGCGCTGTTGCTGCTGATGGTGGCGATGGGACCCGCCTGCGCGGTGGTGCCCGCCTCCCGCGCCGACACCAGCATCGCGCTGGACCATTACCGGCAGGAATTCGCGAAGGCCAAGGGAACCTCCTCCCTCCCCTCCCCGGCGGACCGCAACTACCTCCTGTTCTCCGATGTCCTGCGCCGCGTGCTGGCCGAGCATGTGAAGCCGGGCACGCCGCAGGTGCTGGTCGAAAAGGCCGTCGCCGGCCTTCAGAAGAAGAAGAAGGAGGAGCCGGGGGCCACCGACCGGGTGCTGACCGAGGCGGCGCTGGACGCCATGCTGACCTCCCTCGACCCCTATTCGGCCTTCCTCGATTCGGAGCATTTCCGCTACATGCGGGAGCAGACCCAGGGCGAGTTCGGCGGGCTGGGCATCGAGGTGACGATGGACGAGGACAGCGGCCTGATCCGCGTCGTATCGCCCATCGACGGTTCCCCCGCCGCCCGCGCCGGGCTGCGCACCGGCGACCTGATCGCCCGGATCGACGAGGCGCAGGTCAAGGGCATGAACCTGCGGGATGCGGTGGCGCGCATGCGCGGCCCGGTCGGCACCTCCGTCGCCCTGACCATGCGCCGCAACGGCGGGACCAGCGGCAACGGCGGCCCCGACGCCCCGTTCCGGGTGTCGCTGACCCGCGCCATCGTGAAGATCCAGCCCGTCCGCTACCGGCTGGAGGGCGACGTCGCATACATCCGCATCGCCGCCTTCAACCAGCAGACCTCCCACGCGCTCGACGACGCGGTGGAGGAGATGCGCCGCCAGGCCCATGGCCGGCTGGCCGGCGCGGTGCTGGACCTGCGCAACAACCCCGGCGGCCTGCTCGACCAGGCGGTGAACGTCGCCGACCGCTTCCTGGAGGCGGTGGACATCGTGTCGGTGCGCGGCCGCGATCCGGACGAGAACCGCCGCTACACCGGCACGCCGGGCGACCTGCTGGCCGGGCTGCCCATCGTCCTGCTGATCAACAGCGGGTCGGCCTCGGCCTCGGAGATCGTCGCGGGCGCCCTTCAGGACCACAGCCGGGCGCTGCTGTTCGGCACGCGCAGCTATGGCAAGGGGTCGGTGCAGACCATCTCGTCGCTGTCCGGCGACATCGGCATCCGACTGACCACGGCCCGCTACTTCCGCCCGTCGGGCGGACTGGTCGACTGCTTCGGCGTGTCGCCGAACCTGGAGATCAAGCCGGCCAACGACAACAGCGAGGAAACCCACCCCGACCCGGCGACCTGCGATCCGCACGCCACCCCGCCGCCGCCGCCGCGCGCCTGGCGGATCGAGGATCTGTGCCCGGACGTGGCCGCCGCCCCGTCGAAGCCGGACGCCGACCGCCCGCTGGACTGCGCCGTCGCCGCCATCCGCACCCGCCTGATGGGCACGCTGATCGGGCGGCCGTAA
- a CDS encoding sugar transferase, which yields MGIPQSIQLGAAPLEPATLAGTASAADLVARLPATEPLHRNRVKRAFDLVGAVALILFFGPLMLIVGLLITLDGGPAVFGHRRIGTEGRDFTCLKFRSMVVNAPEVFEKHIESDPEARAEWEATRKLRNDPRITWIGRFLRRTSLDELPQLFNVLTGDMSLVGPRPIVQEEVARYHVCFPFYMRCRPGLTGLWQVSGRNDVDYGRRVQLDTAYLLGWSLWGDIRILLRTVGVMLSGKGAY from the coding sequence ATGGGTATTCCGCAGTCCATCCAGTTGGGTGCTGCACCGCTGGAGCCGGCGACGCTCGCCGGCACGGCGTCCGCCGCGGACCTGGTCGCGCGCTTGCCGGCCACCGAACCGCTGCACCGCAACCGGGTGAAACGGGCCTTCGACCTCGTCGGGGCGGTCGCGCTGATCCTGTTCTTCGGGCCGCTGATGCTGATCGTCGGGCTTCTCATCACGCTGGATGGCGGCCCCGCCGTGTTCGGCCACCGCCGCATCGGGACCGAGGGCCGGGACTTTACCTGCTTGAAATTCCGCTCGATGGTCGTCAATGCGCCGGAGGTCTTCGAGAAGCACATCGAGTCCGACCCGGAGGCCCGCGCCGAGTGGGAGGCCACGCGCAAGCTGCGCAACGACCCCCGAATCACCTGGATCGGCCGCTTCCTGCGCCGCACCAGCCTGGACGAGCTGCCGCAGCTCTTCAACGTTCTGACCGGCGACATGAGTCTGGTCGGCCCGCGCCCCATCGTGCAGGAGGAGGTGGCCCGCTATCACGTCTGCTTCCCCTTCTACATGCGGTGCCGCCCCGGACTGACCGGGTTGTGGCAGGTCAGCGGCCGCAACGACGTGGATTACGGACGGCGCGTCCAGCTCGACACCGCCTATCTGCTGGGCTGGAGCCTGTGGGGCGATATCCGCATCCTGCTGCGCACGGTCGGCGTGATGCTCAGCGGAAAAGGTGCCTATTAA
- the hypE gene encoding hydrogenase expression/formation protein HypE codes for MTDRRLFTRKLDLASGAVDMSHGSGGKAMAQLVRELFAAAFANPLLDQGNDQAAFDPPAGRMVVTTDGFVVSPLFFPGGDIGSLAVHGTVNDVAMAGAVPLYLTAGFILEEGFPLADLKRLVDSMAQAAREAGVSIVTGDTKVVERGKGDGVFITTTGIGVVPPGVAPSGERARPGDAILVSGTLGDHGVAIMSTRENLSFETDIRSDSAALHGLVAGMVAAVPDVHVLRDPTRGGLATTLNEIAHQSGVGMLLREAAIPLKAEVAAACELLGLDPLYVANEGKLIAICAAEDADRLLAAMRAHPLGTEAAIIGTVVEDSHRFVQMETRFGGKRIVDWLSGEQLPRIC; via the coding sequence ATGACCGACCGACGTCTCTTCACCCGCAAGCTCGACCTCGCCAGTGGCGCCGTGGACATGAGCCACGGATCGGGCGGCAAGGCGATGGCCCAGCTGGTGCGGGAGCTGTTCGCCGCCGCCTTCGCCAACCCGCTGCTCGACCAGGGCAACGACCAGGCGGCCTTCGATCCGCCCGCCGGGCGCATGGTGGTGACGACCGACGGCTTCGTCGTCTCGCCCCTGTTCTTTCCCGGCGGCGACATCGGCTCGCTGGCCGTGCACGGCACGGTGAACGACGTCGCCATGGCCGGGGCGGTGCCGCTCTATCTGACCGCCGGCTTCATTCTGGAGGAGGGCTTCCCGCTGGCCGACCTGAAGCGGCTGGTGGACAGCATGGCCCAGGCCGCGCGCGAGGCCGGCGTGTCCATCGTCACCGGCGACACCAAGGTGGTGGAGCGCGGCAAGGGGGACGGCGTCTTCATCACCACCACCGGCATCGGCGTCGTTCCCCCCGGCGTCGCCCCATCCGGCGAGCGGGCGCGGCCCGGCGACGCCATCCTGGTCAGCGGCACCCTGGGCGACCACGGCGTCGCCATCATGTCCACCCGCGAGAATCTCAGCTTCGAGACCGACATCCGCTCGGACAGCGCGGCGTTGCACGGGCTGGTCGCCGGCATGGTCGCGGCGGTGCCGGACGTGCATGTGCTGCGCGACCCGACCCGCGGCGGGCTGGCGACGACGCTGAACGAGATCGCCCACCAGTCGGGTGTCGGCATGCTGCTGCGCGAGGCCGCCATCCCGTTGAAGGCGGAGGTCGCGGCGGCCTGCGAACTGCTGGGCCTCGACCCGCTCTACGTCGCCAACGAGGGCAAGCTGATCGCCATCTGCGCGGCGGAGGACGCCGATCGCCTGCTGGCGGCCATGCGCGCCCATCCGCTGGGCACCGAGGCCGCCATCATCGGCACGGTGGTCGAGGATTCCCACCGTTTCGTGCAGATGGAGACCCGCTTCGGCGGCAAGCGCATCGTCGACTGGCTGTCCGGCGAGCAGCTTCCTCGCATCTGCTGA